Proteins encoded within one genomic window of Acidimicrobiales bacterium:
- a CDS encoding UPF0182 family protein has protein sequence MPSRPSRSPNRGRIILIVAVVALFVFFTSLRGIAGFYTDFLWFQALDLTGVWTGILGAQVALALIFVGLFFVLMYVNLWFADRVAPRFRPSGPEEEVIERYYEVVGNRQGWVRLGVSAVFALIAGVGTSGQWESWILFTNQQEFGMTDPLFSTDIGFYVFQLPFLSFVTGWLFGSLVTVFLITAAAHYVNGGIRVNTAGERATPQVKAHLSVLLAVMALVRTAGYWLDRYELTVSSRGHVDGALYTDVNAQLPALHLLLLISLFAAGLFLVNIWRRGWVLPVVAVGLWAFVSVVVSGIYPAFIQRFQVEPAESSREAEYIERNIESTRFAMGLDEVETQPFDYNTDLDADDVMANQETIRNIRLLDPGIVNDTYQRLQADRGYYQFNDLDVDRYMVDGNITQVVIATRELNPDGVPNPSWESRSLIYTHGYGLAVAPASAIDPSGRPNFIVGDLPVRTDPGLDLELERPELYFGENLPGYAIVGTERAEVSIEEAGADGETITTAYQGKGGVPVGSLVRRLAFALRFGDIEPVISGFVTDESQILYIRDIRDRVHTVAPFIEFDADPYPVAADGGIHYVVDGYTTTDRFPYSQQANTEQVDPRSGLDSNFNYVRNSVKAVVDAYDGTVTLYVIDPGDPLVRAYAQAFPELFAPLDEMPEGLINNLRYPEDLFTVQTNMWGRYFLDDPQEFYAQDQAWQVAQDPGVTVDGSGQVTPVTNVEGEQTGTRERRIDPYYLLMRLPEEEDESFVMLRSFVPISQADERKELTSFMVAKSEIEEYGRLVVYEMPQGSQIDGPAIVNANILSEEDIASRIALLNREGSRVRLGNLILVPVEESILYVRPLYVQASGATQVPELRNVIVAFGNDIVMQPSLALALEELFGIQPETGEDPGFIEEPPDPLDPDAPDPDPLDPGDDDGPDDEDPPSTTTTTEPPSFEDGTAAELLTEADELFEEAEQALRDGDLGEYQRLVGEARDLIARALELVANGNGGADDGDSDVVPTDST, from the coding sequence ATGCCCAGCCGTCCCTCGCGTTCGCCGAACCGGGGGCGCATCATCCTCATCGTCGCCGTGGTCGCGCTGTTCGTGTTCTTCACGTCGCTGCGCGGGATCGCTGGCTTCTACACCGACTTCTTGTGGTTCCAGGCACTCGACCTGACCGGAGTCTGGACAGGAATCCTCGGCGCCCAGGTCGCGCTCGCGCTGATCTTCGTCGGCCTGTTCTTCGTGCTGATGTATGTGAACCTCTGGTTCGCCGATCGGGTGGCCCCCAGATTCCGGCCGAGCGGACCCGAAGAAGAGGTCATCGAGCGGTACTACGAGGTCGTCGGCAACCGTCAGGGCTGGGTGCGTCTCGGTGTCTCGGCGGTGTTCGCCCTCATCGCCGGGGTCGGCACGTCCGGGCAGTGGGAGTCGTGGATCCTGTTCACGAACCAGCAGGAGTTCGGGATGACCGACCCGCTGTTCAGCACCGACATCGGGTTCTACGTCTTCCAGCTCCCGTTCCTGTCCTTCGTCACCGGCTGGCTGTTCGGCTCGCTGGTCACGGTCTTTCTCATCACCGCCGCTGCGCACTACGTCAACGGCGGCATCCGGGTCAACACCGCCGGCGAGCGCGCAACACCCCAGGTCAAGGCCCACCTGTCGGTGCTGCTCGCGGTCATGGCCCTGGTGCGCACGGCGGGCTACTGGCTCGATCGCTACGAGCTCACGGTCTCGAGCCGGGGCCACGTCGACGGCGCGCTCTACACCGACGTCAACGCCCAGCTCCCCGCCCTTCACCTCCTGCTGCTCATCTCGCTCTTCGCCGCCGGGTTGTTCCTGGTCAACATCTGGCGCCGGGGGTGGGTGCTGCCGGTGGTCGCGGTCGGCCTGTGGGCCTTCGTGTCGGTGGTGGTGTCGGGCATCTACCCGGCGTTCATCCAGCGGTTCCAGGTCGAACCGGCCGAGTCCAGCCGAGAGGCCGAGTACATCGAACGCAACATCGAGTCCACCCGTTTCGCCATGGGGCTCGACGAGGTCGAGACCCAGCCGTTCGACTACAACACCGACCTCGATGCCGACGACGTCATGGCCAACCAGGAGACCATCCGCAACATCCGGCTGCTCGACCCCGGCATCGTCAACGACACCTATCAGCGGTTGCAGGCCGACCGGGGCTACTACCAGTTCAACGACCTCGACGTCGACCGCTACATGGTCGACGGCAACATCACCCAGGTCGTGATCGCCACCCGCGAGCTGAACCCTGACGGCGTGCCCAACCCGTCCTGGGAGTCCCGATCGCTCATCTACACCCACGGCTACGGTCTGGCCGTGGCCCCTGCCAGCGCCATCGACCCGTCGGGTCGCCCGAACTTCATCGTCGGCGATCTCCCGGTGCGGACCGATCCGGGGCTCGATCTCGAGCTCGAGCGGCCCGAGCTGTACTTCGGCGAGAACCTGCCGGGCTATGCCATCGTCGGCACCGAGCGGGCCGAGGTGTCGATCGAGGAGGCCGGCGCCGACGGCGAAACCATCACCACCGCCTATCAGGGCAAGGGCGGGGTGCCGGTCGGTTCGCTCGTGCGGCGGCTGGCCTTCGCCCTGCGCTTCGGCGACATCGAGCCGGTGATCTCGGGGTTCGTCACCGACGAGTCTCAGATCCTCTACATCCGCGACATCCGCGACCGGGTGCACACGGTGGCGCCGTTCATCGAGTTCGACGCCGACCCCTACCCGGTGGCGGCCGACGGCGGGATCCACTACGTGGTCGACGGCTACACCACCACCGACCGCTTCCCATACTCCCAGCAGGCCAACACCGAGCAGGTCGATCCTCGCAGCGGGCTCGACAGCAACTTCAACTACGTCCGCAACTCGGTCAAGGCGGTGGTCGACGCCTACGACGGCACGGTGACGCTCTATGTCATCGACCCCGGCGATCCTCTGGTGCGGGCCTACGCCCAGGCGTTCCCCGAGCTGTTCGCTCCCCTCGACGAGATGCCCGAAGGGTTGATCAACAACCTGCGCTACCCGGAGGACCTCTTCACCGTCCAGACCAACATGTGGGGCCGCTACTTCCTGGACGATCCCCAGGAGTTCTACGCCCAGGACCAGGCCTGGCAGGTGGCCCAGGATCCAGGCGTCACCGTCGACGGCTCCGGTCAGGTCACTCCGGTCACCAACGTCGAAGGAGAGCAGACCGGCACCCGCGAACGCCGGATCGACCCGTACTACCTGTTGATGCGCCTTCCCGAGGAGGAGGACGAGTCGTTCGTGATGTTGCGGTCGTTCGTGCCGATCTCCCAGGCCGACGAGCGCAAGGAGCTGACCTCGTTCATGGTGGCCAAGAGCGAGATCGAAGAGTACGGGAGGCTCGTGGTCTACGAGATGCCGCAGGGATCTCAGATCGACGGTCCGGCCATCGTCAACGCCAACATCTTGTCCGAGGAGGACATCGCGTCGCGCATCGCACTGTTGAACCGCGAGGGTTCGCGGGTGCGACTCGGCAACCTCATCCTGGTGCCGGTCGAGGAGTCGATCCTCTACGTACGTCCCCTGTACGTGCAGGCGTCGGGAGCCACCCAGGTGCCCGAGCTGCGCAACGTGATCGTGGCCTTCGGCAACGACATCGTGATGCAGCCGTCGCTGGCGCTGGCACTCGAGGAGCTGTTCGGCATCCAGCCCGAGACCGGCGAGGATCCCGGTTTCATCGAGGAGCCCCCCGACCCGCTCGATCCCGACGCGCCTGATCCCGACCCGCTCGACCCGGGCGACGACGACGGACCTGACGACGAGGATCCGCCTTCCACCACCACCACGACCGAGCCTCCGTCGTTCGAGGATGGCACGGCTGCCGAGCTGCTCACCGAGGCAGATGAGCTGTTCGAGGAGGCCGAGCAGGCGCTGCGCGACGGCGACCTGGGCGAGTACCAACGGCTGGTCGGCGAGGCCCGCGACCTGATCGCCCGAGCACTGGAGCTGGTCGCCAACGGCAACGGGGGCGCCGACGACGGCGACTCCGATGTCGTGCCGACCGATTCGACCTAG